In a single window of the Deinococcus aetherius genome:
- the tgt gene encoding tRNA guanosine(34) transglycosylase Tgt, whose translation MFEFEVQHRDGRARVATFNTPRGTVQTPMFMPVGTQGTVKGISPQELLDTGSQMILANTYHLMLRPGEHLVEAHGGLPGFTAYPGPFLTDSGGFQVMSLGHMRKITEEGVTFKSHVDGSVVNLTPERSIAVQEALGADVIMAFDECPPYPAEREYIRRSLERTVRWLERCQAMKSREDQALFAIVQGGIYEDLRALSLDLTLPFGTPGFAIGGLAVGESKEEMYPAIAFTAKRLPEHKPRYLMGVGHPEDVVAAIALGVDMFDCVYPTRTGRFGYALTDDGRLNMNSSGPRTQLQPLDTECDCYACRHFTRAYLAHLVRAEELLAPRMLSLHNIRYLHRLVERARAAITRRQFHSWAQAWAERYFRGKVPLWFQEALETTTPA comes from the coding sequence ATGTTTGAGTTCGAGGTACAACACCGAGACGGTCGAGCAAGGGTAGCTACTTTCAACACCCCACGCGGAACGGTGCAAACTCCCATGTTTATGCCCGTGGGAACCCAGGGAACGGTCAAAGGCATCAGCCCGCAGGAACTACTGGACACCGGTTCTCAAATGATCCTTGCCAATACCTATCACCTGATGCTTAGGCCAGGCGAGCATTTGGTCGAGGCACATGGAGGGTTGCCGGGCTTTACCGCTTACCCGGGCCCTTTCCTCACGGATTCGGGGGGTTTTCAGGTTATGAGCCTGGGACATATGCGCAAAATCACGGAGGAGGGCGTGACCTTCAAGAGTCACGTGGACGGGAGTGTTGTAAACCTGACGCCCGAGCGGAGCATCGCCGTGCAGGAGGCGCTCGGTGCAGACGTGATCATGGCCTTCGATGAGTGCCCCCCCTACCCGGCAGAGCGCGAGTACATTCGCCGCAGTTTGGAACGCACGGTCCGGTGGCTGGAGCGCTGCCAAGCGATGAAAAGCCGTGAGGATCAAGCCCTGTTTGCAATTGTGCAGGGAGGTATCTATGAAGACCTCCGAGCCCTGAGTCTCGATCTGACGCTGCCGTTCGGCACGCCGGGATTTGCCATCGGGGGGTTGGCCGTCGGGGAGTCCAAGGAGGAGATGTACCCCGCAATTGCCTTCACGGCGAAGAGGCTGCCCGAGCACAAACCTCGTTACCTCATGGGCGTCGGGCATCCGGAGGATGTGGTGGCGGCCATCGCTCTGGGCGTCGATATGTTCGACTGTGTTTATCCCACGCGTACGGGGCGCTTCGGGTATGCCCTAACGGATGACGGTCGGTTGAACATGAATTCCAGTGGCCCACGAACGCAGCTCCAGCCCCTGGATACCGAATGCGACTGTTATGCCTGCCGCCACTTCACCCGGGCCTACCTTGCCCACCTCGTGCGTGCCGAGGAACTGCTCGCGCCCCGGATGCTCTCCTTGCACAACATCCGCTACCTCCACCGGCTTGTGGAGCGGGCGCGAGCAGCCATCACTCGGCGTCAATTCCACAGTTGGGCTCAGGCCTGGGCGGAGCGTTATTTTCGTGGGAAAGTCCCCCTATGGTTTCAAGAAGCCTTGGAAACAACTACTCCAGCTTGA
- a CDS encoding S-layer homology domain-containing protein — protein MKKSLFVLTAALSFGFAAAQTATPAAPATATPTATPVPAPVVAPQVPTLSDVPAGHWAKDAIDRLVSQGIILGYPDGTYRGTQNLTRYEAAVILARLLDQVRQGQVNTGNLSPETLTSLQNAIQELAADLTALGVRVSDLEENAVNREDFTRLEARVEELAAARGDADAIAQLQSQIADLTARADDYDALRADIDDNASSIAALNDLTVLLNQDILNLQDRVSAVESAQADFVQRADFDTLAGRVGTIDTRVTTLENAPRFSVSGTIAAQFGDINLTRGTTHFDVDRLTRQTFADGVFSSGLNCPNTGLFSASNTNVECVDTTEGPYRADIEFGIRASNLTTANGQIVVNNAAINFGIDNEFVINSDGSATGGFLNNPVYLGSASADGAIAGNKFDVRYERTNSKFKFNDYLFANDNDTEEVTQRRGVVINIAANPNEVALAPKFTVVVGNARNNRGTPNILVGDYYGVRAAVNPFGLGELALSYAQNANNRSAFGVDYNLGFGSRNAEGNAPFTVTGAYVASIPNSAAGFFGPGGTGTVQNAFESRAQAFYTNAVADFGIARVGANFRAIDPRFDGGVAGMSANDAAYYQGNKTSRPWDPDQVGFGAGVGTNLGPVALAAYGDTYVPYFTDVSTIRRTSFGVSAGARLGALSLVGFYNRATEDNALISADGNFFAYNLTTPYQDVADVPFAFSSTFGARLRHDGAAPNALVPGLSFTVAYARFYEDELRANDFQAYANYTGTLFGVRVEPFARYHLFNTPGNASVTDTGNTSYTAPNLTAQTYNTIKYGVKLSTQPLTGVFFQPSVFLNFANRITNPGTQVQVNATGTATELFGQTGVSFNQFLAPNLKASLGYAYYQGFNVASTATGTSASAASATYSAAADRIYASPFSGGGTPFGGDNFGTQSGRVQGVFAQLDWNGLSANYGVFYQDDFDTPANSSVAQGFKVAYTFKF, from the coding sequence ATGAAAAAGAGCCTGTTCGTTCTCACGGCCGCGTTGTCGTTCGGCTTTGCCGCTGCGCAAACGGCCACTCCGGCTGCTCCGGCGACGGCAACTCCGACCGCCACGCCGGTTCCCGCTCCGGTGGTGGCGCCCCAGGTGCCTACCCTCAGTGACGTTCCCGCCGGTCACTGGGCCAAGGACGCGATTGACCGCTTGGTGAGCCAGGGCATCATCCTGGGCTACCCGGACGGCACCTACCGTGGTACGCAAAATCTGACCCGGTACGAGGCGGCCGTGATCCTCGCCCGTCTCCTCGATCAGGTTCGCCAGGGCCAGGTCAACACCGGCAACCTCAGCCCGGAGACCCTGACCTCGCTGCAGAACGCTATTCAGGAGCTGGCCGCCGACTTGACGGCGCTCGGCGTGCGCGTTAGCGACCTCGAAGAGAACGCGGTGAACCGCGAGGACTTCACCCGCCTGGAGGCGCGCGTGGAGGAGCTCGCCGCCGCCCGTGGTGACGCCGATGCCATCGCCCAGCTTCAGTCGCAGATCGCCGACCTGACGGCGCGGGCCGACGATTACGACGCCCTGCGCGCCGACATCGACGACAACGCCAGCAGCATCGCGGCGCTGAACGACCTCACGGTACTGCTCAACCAGGACATCCTGAACCTGCAAGACCGCGTGAGCGCCGTTGAGAGCGCGCAGGCCGACTTCGTGCAGCGTGCGGACTTCGACACCCTGGCGGGCCGCGTGGGGACCATCGACACCCGCGTGACCACGCTGGAGAACGCTCCCCGCTTCAGCGTCAGCGGCACCATCGCCGCGCAGTTCGGGGATATCAACCTGACTCGCGGCACCACCCACTTCGACGTGGACCGCCTGACCCGCCAGACCTTCGCGGACGGCGTGTTCAGCAGCGGGCTGAACTGCCCCAACACCGGGCTGTTCTCGGCGTCGAACACGAACGTGGAGTGCGTCGACACCACCGAAGGGCCGTACCGCGCGGACATTGAGTTCGGCATCCGGGCGAGCAACCTCACGACGGCCAACGGCCAGATCGTCGTGAACAACGCCGCGATCAACTTCGGCATCGACAACGAGTTCGTCATCAACAGTGACGGCAGCGCCACCGGCGGCTTCCTGAACAACCCCGTGTATCTGGGCAGCGCCAGCGCGGACGGTGCCATCGCCGGGAACAAGTTCGACGTCCGTTACGAGCGGACCAACAGCAAGTTCAAGTTCAACGATTACCTCTTCGCCAACGACAACGACACCGAAGAGGTGACGCAGCGCCGTGGCGTCGTGATCAACATCGCCGCTAACCCGAACGAGGTGGCGCTCGCGCCGAAGTTCACGGTGGTCGTGGGGAACGCGCGCAACAACCGTGGCACGCCGAACATCCTGGTCGGCGACTACTACGGCGTTCGTGCGGCCGTGAACCCCTTCGGGCTGGGCGAGCTGGCCCTGTCCTACGCCCAGAACGCCAACAACCGCAGCGCGTTTGGCGTGGACTACAACCTGGGCTTCGGCAGCAGGAACGCCGAGGGCAACGCGCCCTTCACGGTGACGGGCGCGTACGTCGCCAGCATTCCCAACTCGGCCGCCGGCTTCTTCGGTCCCGGTGGCACCGGGACCGTCCAGAACGCCTTCGAGAGCCGCGCCCAGGCGTTCTACACCAACGCGGTGGCGGACTTCGGCATTGCCAGGGTCGGCGCGAACTTCCGCGCGATTGATCCCCGGTTCGACGGTGGTGTCGCCGGAATGTCGGCCAACGACGCCGCCTACTACCAGGGCAACAAGACCAGCCGCCCCTGGGACCCTGATCAGGTGGGCTTCGGCGCGGGCGTCGGCACCAACCTGGGGCCGGTCGCGCTGGCCGCGTACGGTGACACCTACGTGCCCTACTTCACCGACGTCAGCACCATCCGCCGCACCAGCTTCGGCGTGAGCGCCGGGGCGCGCCTGGGGGCCCTCAGCCTGGTGGGCTTCTACAACCGCGCCACGGAAGACAACGCGCTGATCTCCGCAGACGGCAACTTCTTCGCCTACAACCTCACCACGCCCTACCAGGATGTGGCGGACGTGCCCTTCGCCTTCTCAAGCACGTTCGGTGCCCGGCTCCGGCACGACGGCGCCGCGCCCAACGCGCTTGTCCCGGGCCTGAGCTTCACCGTCGCCTACGCCCGCTTCTACGAGGACGAGCTGCGCGCGAACGACTTCCAGGCGTACGCCAACTACACGGGTACCCTCTTCGGCGTCCGAGTCGAACCGTTCGCCCGCTACCACCTCTTCAACACGCCCGGTAACGCTTCGGTTACAGACACGGGGAACACCTCCTACACGGCGCCCAACCTCACGGCCCAGACTTACAACACGATCAAGTACGGTGTGAAGCTCAGCACCCAGCCGCTGACGGGCGTGTTCTTCCAGCCCAGCGTGTTCCTCAACTTCGCTAACCGCATCACCAACCCGGGCACCCAGGTGCAGGTGAACGCGACCGGCACAGCCACCGAGCTGTTCGGTCAGACGGGCGTCTCCTTCAACCAGTTCCTGGCGCCCAACCTCAAGGCCAGCCTCGGCTACGCCTACTACCAGGGCTTCAACGTCGCCAGCACGGCGACGGGCACCAGCGCCAGCGCGGCCAGCGCGACCTACAGCGCGGCGGCGGACCGCATCTACGCCAGCCCCTTCAGCGGTGGCGGCACCCCCTTCGGCGGCGACAACTTCGGCACCCAGAGCGGTCGCGTGCAGGGCGTGTTCGCCCAGCTTGACTGGAACGGTCTGTCGGCGAACTACGGCGTGTTCTACCAGGACGACTTCGACACGCCCGCCAACAGCAGCGTCGCCCAGGGCTTCAAGGTTGCCTACACCTTCAAGTTCTAA
- a CDS encoding manganese-dependent inorganic pyrophosphatase, protein MLAVFGHTNPDTDAITSALVYARLLSRQGVEARAYRLGELNFETPFVLREAGVEAPELLTELAAGSQVALIDHNESAQSVPNLSELTVTRVVDHHKLGDLTTSQPPSLRFEPVGCTATILLKLHREAGVPVERTDARLMLSAILSDTLHFRSPTTTPDDREAVAFLAPIAEVADVEAYALAMFAAKSDLGDTPADTLLRMDYKVFPFGDPAQPQTLQQWGIGVIETTNPGYVLGRKAELLAAMDRVRAEDGLNGVLLSVVDILNETNKTLVLSATEEKVLREAFGAEPQDSLADLGGRISRKKQLVPTLEAYFAPRT, encoded by the coding sequence ATGCTGGCTGTTTTTGGACACACCAACCCGGACACCGACGCGATCACCTCGGCCCTCGTGTACGCCCGACTGCTCAGCCGTCAGGGGGTGGAGGCGCGGGCCTACCGGCTGGGCGAACTCAATTTCGAGACGCCTTTCGTGCTGCGCGAGGCGGGAGTAGAGGCTCCGGAGCTGTTGACCGAACTGGCGGCGGGCTCGCAGGTCGCCCTCATCGATCACAACGAGAGCGCCCAGTCGGTGCCCAACCTCTCCGAACTGACGGTGACGCGGGTGGTAGACCACCACAAGCTCGGCGACCTGACGACCTCGCAGCCACCCTCCCTGCGTTTCGAGCCGGTGGGCTGCACGGCGACCATCCTGCTCAAGCTCCACCGCGAGGCAGGGGTGCCGGTGGAGCGGACGGACGCGCGGCTGATGCTGAGCGCGATCCTCAGCGACACGCTGCACTTCCGCAGCCCGACGACCACCCCCGACGACCGCGAGGCGGTGGCCTTCCTGGCGCCCATCGCCGAGGTAGCGGACGTGGAGGCCTACGCGCTCGCCATGTTCGCCGCCAAGAGCGATCTGGGAGACACGCCTGCCGATACCCTGCTGCGGATGGACTACAAGGTCTTTCCCTTCGGCGACCCGGCCCAGCCCCAGACCCTGCAACAGTGGGGAATTGGAGTCATCGAGACGACCAACCCGGGCTATGTGCTGGGGCGGAAGGCCGAACTCCTCGCCGCGATGGACCGGGTTCGCGCGGAGGATGGCCTGAACGGCGTGCTCCTCTCGGTCGTGGACATCCTCAACGAGACGAACAAGACCCTGGTGCTGTCGGCGACCGAGGAGAAGGTGTTGCGCGAAGCGTTCGGGGCGGAGCCCCAGGACAGCCTCGCCGACCTGGGCGGGCGCATCAGCCGCAAGAAGCAGCTCGTGCCGACGCTCGAAGCCTACTTCGCGCCCCGGACCTGA
- a CDS encoding bifunctional folylpolyglutamate synthase/dihydrofolate synthase, with protein sequence MTLTADLEWLFARQRFGVHPGLSRVRALLARLGDSQERFRAVLVGGTNGKGSTAATLAAILTAAGERTGLFTSPHLTRFSERFVVAGRECPPEVVLEALARVRPHAEAEDASFFEIVTALGCLLFAEAGVSVAVMEVGLGGRLDATNVLDPVLSVVTNVALDHTAILGDTREAIAAEKSGILRVGRPAVTGADADLVPRLETRGADLWALGREVTLETSPLGWEGWNVRLRLPGAELSFRTPLLGEHGARNAALAAAAAYRLGVGEEATRAGAAGVRWRGRLEVLPWRGGRVLLDGAHNPDGARALTAALRGLGVGNLPVVFGSAVDKDVAGVAAALREVASEVILTRAVLSPRAADPAALAPLFGDLPVHLADSPAAALDLLPPGGLAVVCGSLYLIGEVRPLLLGEAGEGWERWQ encoded by the coding sequence ATGACTCTCACGGCCGACCTGGAGTGGCTCTTCGCGCGGCAACGCTTCGGCGTTCATCCGGGCCTGTCCCGGGTGCGGGCCCTGCTCGCCCGCCTGGGGGACTCCCAGGAGCGTTTTCGCGCCGTGCTCGTCGGCGGCACGAACGGGAAGGGCAGCACCGCCGCCACCCTGGCCGCCATCCTCACGGCGGCGGGGGAGAGGACGGGCCTGTTCACCAGCCCGCACCTGACGCGCTTTTCAGAACGCTTCGTGGTCGCGGGCCGGGAGTGTCCCCCCGAGGTCGTGCTGGAGGCCCTGGCCCGCGTCCGGCCCCACGCCGAGGCAGAGGACGCCTCCTTCTTCGAGATCGTGACGGCCCTGGGGTGTCTGCTCTTCGCCGAGGCCGGGGTGAGCGTGGCCGTGATGGAGGTGGGGCTCGGCGGGCGGCTCGATGCCACGAACGTCCTCGACCCGGTGCTGAGCGTGGTGACTAACGTCGCCCTCGACCACACCGCCATCCTGGGCGACACGCGGGAGGCCATTGCGGCGGAGAAGTCGGGCATCCTCCGCGTCGGGCGCCCCGCCGTGACGGGCGCGGACGCCGACCTCGTGCCCCGGCTGGAGACGCGGGGGGCCGACCTCTGGGCCCTCGGGCGGGAGGTGACCCTGGAGACGAGTCCGCTCGGCTGGGAGGGCTGGAACGTGCGCTTGAGGCTGCCGGGGGCGGAGTTGTCCTTCCGCACCCCGCTGCTCGGCGAACACGGGGCGCGGAACGCGGCGCTCGCCGCCGCCGCCGCCTACCGCCTGGGGGTGGGGGAGGAGGCTACCCGGGCGGGCGCGGCGGGGGTGCGCTGGCGGGGCCGCCTGGAGGTGCTGCCGTGGCGGGGGGGGCGGGTGCTCCTCGACGGGGCGCACAACCCGGACGGGGCACGGGCCCTCACGGCAGCCTTGCGGGGCCTGGGGGTGGGGAATTTGCCCGTGGTCTTCGGCTCGGCGGTGGACAAGGACGTGGCGGGGGTGGCGGCGGCCCTGCGCGAGGTGGCCTCCGAGGTCATCCTGACTCGGGCCGTCCTCAGCCCGCGCGCCGCTGACCCTGCCGCCCTCGCGCCGCTGTTCGGGGACCTTCCCGTCCACCTCGCCGACTCGCCCGCCGCCGCCCTCGACCTCCTCCCGCCTGGGGGGCTCGCGGTCGTGTGCGGGAGCCTGTACCTGATCGGGGAGGTGCGCCCGCTCCTCCTCGGCGAGGCGGGGGAGGGGTGGGAACGCTGGCAATGA
- a CDS encoding carboxypeptidase M32, protein MSMDELRRRLGQVSDLNAAAGLMSWDQETQMPPQAARVRGLQIATLEGLAHELFTSPHTADLLGAVGLPGDATDAAIVRVTRRDFDRATRLPTAFVEEAARARNEAHHAWMDARDHNSFATFAPHLERMMDLARRRADLLGYEDHPYDALLDEYEPGMQAAQVREVFTDLRDRTLPLLRRVTAAGDATDYGVLTRPFPAQAQKTFAWRIAGEAFGLRPEFARQDESAHPFQTNFSRDDVRITTRVEGYWPACLFGTWHETGHAMYERGVAPRWERTPLAAGASLGVHESQSRMFENLLARSRPFWRRYLPALAEVAPEVTAGLDAETLYRAVNRVQPSLIRVEADEVTYNFHVMLRFELELALLEGGLRVADLPEAWNAKMREYLGLTPPDDAQGVLQDIHWSAGLIGYFPTYTLGNLLSVQLLEAARRDPEVASGVERAEYGPLLAWLVEHVHQYGRSLTPAELTERATGRPLSADPYVAYLHGKYEDIYGLKAEGQE, encoded by the coding sequence ATGAGCATGGACGAACTGAGACGCCGTCTCGGGCAGGTCAGTGACCTGAACGCCGCCGCTGGGCTGATGTCCTGGGACCAGGAGACGCAGATGCCCCCCCAGGCCGCCCGGGTGCGGGGCCTCCAGATAGCGACCCTGGAGGGCCTCGCGCACGAACTCTTCACCTCGCCGCACACCGCCGACCTGCTGGGGGCGGTGGGCCTCCCCGGGGACGCCACGGACGCGGCCATCGTGCGGGTCACCCGCCGCGACTTCGACCGGGCGACCCGGCTCCCCACCGCATTCGTCGAGGAGGCCGCCCGCGCCCGCAACGAGGCGCATCACGCCTGGATGGACGCCCGCGACCACAACAGTTTCGCCACCTTCGCTCCCCACCTCGAAAGGATGATGGACCTCGCGCGGCGCCGCGCCGACCTGCTGGGGTACGAGGACCACCCCTACGACGCCCTGCTCGACGAGTACGAGCCGGGGATGCAGGCCGCGCAGGTGCGGGAGGTCTTCACCGACCTGCGTGACCGCACCCTCCCCCTGCTGCGGCGCGTCACGGCAGCGGGGGACGCGACTGACTACGGCGTGCTCACCCGCCCCTTCCCGGCCCAGGCGCAGAAGACCTTCGCGTGGCGGATTGCGGGAGAGGCGTTCGGACTCCGGCCGGAGTTCGCCCGGCAGGACGAGAGTGCCCATCCCTTCCAGACGAACTTCAGCCGGGACGACGTGCGCATCACGACCCGGGTGGAAGGGTACTGGCCCGCCTGCCTCTTCGGCACCTGGCACGAGACCGGACACGCGATGTACGAGCGGGGAGTCGCGCCGCGCTGGGAGCGCACACCCCTGGCGGCGGGGGCGAGTCTGGGCGTTCACGAGAGCCAGTCGCGGATGTTCGAGAACCTGCTCGCCCGCTCGCGGCCCTTCTGGAGGCGGTACCTCCCGGCCCTCGCCGAGGTCGCGCCGGAGGTGACGGCCGGGCTCGACGCGGAGACGCTCTACCGCGCCGTCAACCGGGTCCAGCCCAGCCTGATCCGGGTGGAGGCCGACGAGGTCACGTACAACTTCCACGTCATGCTGCGTTTCGAACTCGAACTCGCCCTGCTGGAGGGCGGGCTGCGGGTGGCCGACCTCCCCGAGGCCTGGAACGCGAAGATGCGGGAGTACCTGGGCCTGACCCCCCCTGATGACGCGCAGGGCGTCTTGCAGGACATCCACTGGTCGGCGGGGCTGATCGGCTACTTCCCGACCTACACCCTCGGCAACCTCCTGAGCGTGCAACTGCTGGAGGCGGCCCGGCGGGACCCGGAGGTCGCCTCAGGCGTCGAGCGCGCCGAGTACGGCCCCCTCCTCGCGTGGCTCGTCGAGCACGTCCACCAGTACGGACGAAGCCTCACCCCCGCCGAACTCACCGAGCGGGCCACCGGGCGCCCCCTGAGTGCGGACCCTTACGTCGCGTACCTGCACGGGAAGTACGAGGACATCTACGGGCTGAAGGCAGAAGGCCAAGAATAG
- a CDS encoding helix-turn-helix domain-containing protein — protein MKLHERLRELRSERGLRLKDVAETAGISVPYLSDLERGRTNPSLETLQTLAGAYTITVHDLLEGVEFYGDSTEGALPKGLADLVADPTLGGQLTPDWVRTLSRIELRGKRPRDKQDWYEIYLHLKRILS, from the coding sequence ATGAAACTGCACGAAAGACTCCGCGAACTGCGCAGCGAACGCGGGCTGCGGCTCAAGGATGTGGCCGAGACCGCCGGGATCAGTGTTCCGTACCTCAGCGACCTGGAGCGCGGGCGCACGAACCCCAGCCTGGAAACCCTCCAGACGCTGGCGGGGGCCTACACCATCACCGTGCACGACCTGCTGGAGGGCGTCGAGTTCTACGGCGACTCGACCGAGGGCGCGCTGCCCAAGGGGCTCGCCGACCTTGTCGCCGACCCCACGCTCGGCGGGCAGCTCACGCCCGACTGGGTCCGCACCCTGTCGCGCATCGAGCTGCGCGGCAAGCGGCCCCGCGACAAGCAGGACTGGTACGAGATCTACCTGCATCTCAAGCGCATTCTGAGCTGA
- a CDS encoding bactofilin family protein, with product MASEHDLLDLLHREAEGELTPAERERLARLARPPEAEELRRRLTRTTAVLRTLERPTPPYRCAAQVAGEIAWSARLRGSPVPPVWVGVAASVGAEVALDASLAALPVPAPARSVAGEVADRVRTASLLAPRSPAPSVASRVVSEITWAGRLARPAPPLPTGLAGPLASRIVQEATPQTPTPDLSPPPLHNPAPLLLVSGLLVGLTLLAVTSAWPNLAAGATVLQTLVAQVSPLAGVGLALLLAVSVLIAWRPTPAVQRFGAGAFVLCAVLTLPPLYEAFGRSGVTVGHDVTVRGAIGGNVIAVGGNVTLAPGAQVDGEVITLLGDVRRAPGAWVSGRVHALLGHAPGDATALETAPPPGLSVATASAFRPLLGWLGGAAWSRVFVVLTGAMLLGLFVAGVAPMLARRQRHAPLRTLALGVLALAVLIGPALGLALVGLLVPALLATAFALLTVATGLSVTAYDVGRALAFRLRLPLPDVVGALLGLCTVAASLSVPPLALVLVLVGGAWGAGTLLLTRQGQEAGGTSRA from the coding sequence ATGGCCTCGGAACACGACCTGCTGGACCTGCTGCACCGCGAGGCGGAGGGCGAACTCACCCCCGCCGAGCGGGAGCGGCTCGCCCGGCTGGCCCGTCCGCCCGAGGCTGAAGAGCTGCGCCGCCGCCTCACCCGGACCACGGCCGTTCTGAGGACCCTGGAGCGACCCACGCCCCCTTACCGTTGCGCGGCGCAGGTTGCCGGGGAGATCGCCTGGAGTGCGCGGCTGCGCGGCTCTCCCGTTCCCCCGGTCTGGGTCGGCGTGGCCGCGTCCGTGGGGGCGGAGGTGGCCCTGGACGCATCGCTGGCCGCCTTGCCGGTGCCTGCCCCTGCCCGGAGCGTGGCCGGGGAGGTGGCGGACCGGGTGCGGACGGCCTCCCTGCTCGCCCCCCGCTCTCCGGCGCCCAGCGTAGCCTCCCGGGTCGTCTCGGAGATCACCTGGGCAGGGCGTCTGGCACGGCCCGCTCCTCCCCTGCCGACAGGGCTGGCGGGCCCGCTGGCCTCGCGGATCGTCCAGGAGGCAACGCCGCAGACCCCGACCCCGGACCTCTCCCCGCCCCCGCTCCATAACCCCGCCCCGCTGCTGTTGGTGTCGGGACTGCTCGTGGGCTTGACCCTGCTGGCGGTCACGAGCGCGTGGCCGAACCTGGCGGCCGGGGCGACGGTCTTGCAGACCCTGGTGGCGCAGGTCTCGCCGCTGGCGGGGGTGGGGCTCGCGCTCCTGCTCGCCGTGAGCGTCCTCATCGCGTGGCGCCCCACGCCCGCCGTGCAGCGGTTCGGAGCCGGGGCCTTCGTGCTCTGCGCCGTGCTGACGCTACCGCCGCTGTATGAGGCCTTCGGGCGCAGCGGCGTGACGGTGGGACATGACGTGACGGTGCGGGGCGCCATCGGCGGCAACGTGATCGCGGTAGGCGGGAACGTGACGCTGGCCCCGGGGGCACAGGTGGACGGCGAGGTGATCACCCTGCTCGGCGACGTGCGGCGGGCACCGGGCGCGTGGGTCTCGGGCCGGGTCCATGCCCTGCTGGGGCACGCGCCGGGGGACGCGACCGCCCTGGAGACGGCGCCGCCCCCCGGGCTGAGCGTCGCCACCGCCTCCGCCTTCCGGCCCCTGCTGGGGTGGCTGGGGGGTGCGGCATGGAGCCGGGTCTTCGTGGTGCTCACGGGCGCCATGCTGCTGGGGCTGTTCGTGGCGGGGGTCGCGCCCATGCTGGCCCGGCGCCAGCGCCACGCGCCGCTGCGGACCCTCGCGCTCGGGGTGCTCGCTCTCGCCGTCCTGATCGGCCCGGCCCTGGGGCTGGCGCTCGTCGGGCTGCTCGTCCCCGCGCTGCTCGCCACCGCCTTCGCGCTCCTCACCGTCGCCACCGGCCTGAGCGTCACCGCCTACGACGTGGGCCGCGCCCTCGCCTTCCGCCTGCGCCTGCCCCTGCCCGACGTGGTGGGTGCGCTGCTGGGGTTGTGCACCGTCGCCGCCTCCCTGAGCGTGCCGCCGCTCGCCCTCGTCCTCGTGCTCGTGGGCGGCGCGTGGGGTGCGGGTACCCTGCTCCTCACCCGGCAAGGGCAGGAGGCGGGCGGGACGTCCCGGGCGTAG
- the moaC gene encoding cyclic pyranopterin monophosphate synthase MoaC, with amino-acid sequence MAGAGKTPELTHFRDGLPRMVDVSGKASTLRTATAEGWVRLPPEARAALEAGTNPKGDPLTVARLAGLAGSKRTADLVLLCHPIPVTGADVQVTLEEEGVHVVATVRTTAPTGVEMEALTAVTVASLNVYDMLKAASKAIEVTGIRLLAKTGGKSGDYRAPGV; translated from the coding sequence ATGGCCGGAGCCGGGAAGACGCCGGAACTCACCCATTTCCGGGACGGCCTGCCCCGCATGGTGGACGTGAGTGGGAAGGCGAGCACGCTGCGAACCGCGACGGCCGAGGGCTGGGTGCGGCTGCCCCCCGAGGCGCGGGCGGCGCTGGAGGCGGGCACGAACCCCAAGGGCGACCCTCTCACCGTGGCCCGGCTGGCGGGGCTGGCCGGGAGCAAGCGCACCGCCGACCTCGTCCTGCTCTGCCACCCCATCCCGGTCACGGGCGCCGACGTGCAGGTCACCCTGGAGGAGGAGGGGGTGCACGTCGTCGCCACCGTCCGCACCACGGCCCCGACGGGGGTGGAGATGGAGGCCCTCACCGCCGTCACCGTCGCCTCACTCAACGTCTATGACATGCTCAAGGCGGCGAGCAAGGCCATCGAGGTGACGGGCATTCGCCTGCTCGCCAAGACGGGCGGCAAGAGCGGCGACTACCGGGCCCCCGGGGTCTAG